Below is a genomic region from Phacochoerus africanus isolate WHEZ1 chromosome X, ROS_Pafr_v1, whole genome shotgun sequence.
TGACCTCAACTCTCTTAAGGAGCCACGTATGTGCTGTACATGAGTGAAGTGGGTCACACATGAGGTACAATAGGGAAGGGTGACGACCATGGAAAACCGAAAGGCCCAGCATTACAAGCAGCGAGCCCTCTTCATCCGACCATCACCACGCCTGGCCAGCCGTTTGTATTCCACACAAGAAGCCAGGAGTGGAGGTCTGCAGGTGAAAAATGTGACTCTAAAATGGTGGCAGAGaatgaattttcctttaaaaacatcaCTGTAGGCCTCATTGTCCTATCTGCTGACATGATTAGGTCTTTAAGTGACAGGACTAGAGTAGGATAATTCGTTTTAATATCCTAATACAAGATTAAAGGCAGAGAATGTTAAGGAAGTTTGGGAGACTGTGGTAAGCTCATAACCACCCGAGAAAGGAATCCAGGACCCTAGCAACAGTCTACACCACCCTGAAGGAAGACCAGGTGCATCTAAGTGCCAGACACACTCAAGCCACAAACCTGATCGTTAAAACCCAAAACAACAGATATGGCATCTGGATCTTGTTAGTAGTCCTTTTCAAGTAGCATTTCTGCATGGAgccaagagagaaaaatacaggtgaaagaggggaaaaaaaaaaacctagaggagttcctgtcatgactcagtagttaatgaacccgactaggaaccatgaggttgtggggtcgatccctggcctcgctcagtgggttaaggatccggcgttgccctgagctgtggtgtaggtcgcagatgcagcttggatcccacgttgctgtggctgtggtgtaggctgggcggctccagctccgattcgacccctcgcctgggagcctccatatgccatgggagcggccctagaaaaggccaaaaaaaaaaaaaaaaaagcctagataaAAGGGGACATTACACCAAAACCTGAGATGAATGATCATAGTTTAGTATCTGTTACCACCCTTTTGCTAACATACATATGATGTCAAATACCGCCGTGACAGTCCCGGATACACCTTATTGGGTCAGTGACGCAGGACTTGACGTGAACCCAAAAATGAGGAAGAGGGTGGTCTTCTCCCCTTctccattttccctttttctttatcaaaataaGGTCATCTCAGTCCTTGGGCCAAGGCCTGCTCGCCCGCCCGCTTGTGTCTCTCACAAGGGTCCTACGCTCATCAACCCACCCTCTGCCgctcactgaattctttctgctcTGAGACAAAAGCACCCGAGCTTCAGGAAGTCCTCCCTCCAGGTGAGTGGCTGCAATTAAAGACAGTAGGTTCAAGTCCCTGCCTAGAGATcatgggttcgagtcccagtctGAGGTTCAGAGGGTTCAAGGCCCCATCTGAGTTTTGACAGGGCTCCAGTCCCGCCTGGGAAGAAACGTGGTTTCCTTAAGGGGCCGCTTTGGCATTTGCTCTCTAGCGAAATGATGTATTGATTCCGAGGTGATCCTCTTCCTTGAATTGTACCTTGAGGCTGCCACATCTCTCTCTGAAGCGTCAGGTGGTCCTTGTCCGTCCACTTCCCGGCAGGACCTGTCCGATGCGGAGGCCAAGGGAGCCTGAGTCTTCAGAACACCTCTCCTCTCAAAAGCTGTTCTCAGCAAAGAGCCAGCCTGGCTCCAGCCCTTGTAAGCAGGCCGACCCTGAGCTGAAAATACTCTAAAGGTTCTTCTCAGGCTCAACAGCTGAGCTCACGTGGTCTCACATGGGATGTTTTCTGCCACTGTTGACCCATGTCTGACCCTGGACGGCTGTGACACTGCTTCTGATCACAGATCTGGTTTGGCAGCCGCGCCCTCGCCGGCCCCTGTCCCTGCTCCCTCGGGTTTCACCTGCCCCTCCCAACAGGACACTGGTGCTCCCTCTGCAGGGCTCGAGTTAGAACGAATCCTTCCTCACCGCCCCTTCCTGCCTTTTCAACATGCACAAAAGCCTGACCTTGGGTGGCTCTTGCCTTCCCAAGGGCAGTGATTCTTGGCCTCCCTCCCCCGAGAAGACGATGCCCAGTCACACACAGGAGGGCATTTGGCGGGGTGCCGCATTCAGAGTGGTGACATGTGGGCCGTGGCCCCCACGTCTCCTGTGAACCCACAGGCACGGCTGCAGCACGATTCCTACAGGGACGGCGGCACCGCTCTGCCTGATCCACGCACGACGTCCAGGTGACTCTGCAGAGGTCAGGAAAGTTCAACCTCCAAACTCGGACACCAGATAGAGAGGCTGAAAGAGCCCAGGAAGCCTGGCTCCCTGCAGGTGTCACCGGGACACTCTGCTGACTACGGCCTGGACTGGGAGGTGACCACCTGAGCACGCGGCCCTGCTACCCGACACGGTTTGCCCACCTCCCACGACTCCTCTGGCCCTGAATGACCTCCCCTGCTGTGACGTCTGCTGAGGAACCCAGGACACTGTGCTTTGTGCTCAACCAAGCCACAGCCCTAAGCCACATAAGCTGCTTTTAGTAACAGACCGCTATTGAACCAACGGGGCAGGATTTCAGAACAATGACGGATGGCCTGGCACTACCCACCCTGGGCGCACTCCCTGGTGGCTGAAGGACACTGGAAGCGCAAAGATGCTCCACCTGAGGGGTGGGGTGGCACGACTGGTGTCATCACGTGACCAGCTGAGGTGACCTTCAGCAGGAGAGGCCTGCTTGCTGCTCAAATGAAGAGACGAGTAAGAGTGGAACGTGGCTAAGGCTTGGGGGCTTCGCGGCTCTGATGACTCATCACTAAGTTGTGGGCTGGACATCTTGACAATGAGGATTCTGCACACATGTGGCTGAATGAGCACCAGGTGTCAAGAAAGGTTTCTTGGATTCACACAAGCACCCGCTTCAACGAGCTCTAAGCACAACTGACACTTACTCTGAGGATACATCTGAGAAGTTGGCAAAGGGTAAGCCAGCTCCGATGAGGACTGTGTGGTTCGCGGGTGTAGCCCTGGCTTCTTCCTCTGCAGGACACTCTCTGTCTCCCCACAAGGCTCAGTGGGACGTGGATTTCAAAGCCAGAGGCCCAAGCATCGGGCAGTCATGTGAAAACCAGGCCCAGCGGCACCTTTGGGTGGGGGGCATGTCTAAGCATCTGTTACACAGGGAGGCAGACACAGGCAGCCACCTGCTAGGGGCGTGCTCTGGGCCAGGCCACAGTTT
It encodes:
- the LOC125118006 gene encoding histone H2A.Y-like, giving the protein MSSPQLSDESSEPRSPQALATFHSYSSLHLSSKQASPAEGHLSWSRDDTSRATPPLRWSIFALPVSFSHQGVRPGVTWTSCVDQAERCRRPCETRGSRDRGRRGRGCQTRSHALSRSSRAELQFPVSRVDRYLREGRYAERLSSHTPVFLAGVLEYLTANILELAATEARSSRKMRIAPEHVQRARSHNETLSSLFQASSVSRGAEEGAEEPLPEAGR